A stretch of Arthrobacter sunyaminii DNA encodes these proteins:
- a CDS encoding SDR family NAD(P)-dependent oxidoreductase, with protein sequence MNAVEPVISLDGKVVLLTGAAGGQGRAHAALLHRLGARLVLTDVDADGVSALARTFESNALGLRHDASSPEDWTRVVDAAVSAFGRVDVLVNNAGYCPVAPLAETSEDIIRRAIDINLIGPILGMQAVLPAMRGAGGSIINIASTAGVAGYANRVPYSASKWGLRGASRSAAREYGPYGIRVNTVCPGAVDTPMITEETRAGTGFIATLPIPRAGRPGEISTMVAFLASDAASYCTGQDFIVDGGVTA encoded by the coding sequence ATGAACGCAGTTGAACCGGTTATCTCCCTGGACGGAAAAGTCGTGCTGCTCACGGGCGCTGCGGGCGGACAGGGCCGCGCGCACGCGGCTCTGCTTCACCGTCTGGGTGCGCGCCTCGTGCTGACCGATGTGGACGCCGACGGGGTTTCGGCCCTGGCCCGGACCTTCGAATCCAACGCGCTTGGCCTTCGGCACGACGCATCCTCACCGGAAGACTGGACCCGGGTGGTGGACGCGGCAGTGTCTGCGTTCGGCCGGGTGGACGTCCTGGTGAACAATGCGGGCTATTGTCCGGTTGCTCCGCTGGCGGAAACGAGCGAGGACATCATCCGACGCGCCATCGACATCAACCTGATCGGCCCCATCCTTGGCATGCAGGCAGTTCTTCCCGCCATGCGCGGGGCCGGCGGGTCGATTATCAACATCGCGTCGACGGCCGGCGTCGCCGGTTATGCCAACCGCGTGCCGTACTCCGCGTCCAAGTGGGGGCTGCGCGGGGCCAGTCGGTCAGCGGCCAGGGAATACGGCCCGTACGGCATCAGGGTCAATACGGTGTGCCCCGGTGCCGTGGACACCCCGATGATCACCGAGGAGACCCGTGCCGGCACCGGATTCATAGCTACGCTTCCGATTCCCCGGGCCGGGCGGCCCGGGGAAATCTCAACGATGGTGGCTTTTCTCGCCAGTGACGCCGCCAGCTACTGCACCGGCCAGGACTTCATTGTGGACGGCGGGGTTACGGCGTAG
- a CDS encoding acyl-CoA dehydrogenase family protein, with translation MDFSLTDEQNELVKTLRAVLNRHAASAAVRSAAASVVGYDTDLWRTLAEEVGVASLAIPEEYGGAGFTWFETGLVLEALGYQLSPSPLLASAVLGASAILESAEEEPRERLLPGIAEGSSIATLAWADERGAWSTTGSGITATPGEQGPEQWTLDGAATLVLDGVTADTVIAVASTPEGVGLFEVLDAAAVQRVNTPAVDTTIRFATLTFNRVPARALQLDAERSLERIRDIAAVAVSCLQVGTAQRGLDMSVEYSKQRVQFGRAIGSFQALKHRMADMLVQVETARTTAWAAAWSAGTNAADLPERAASAAAWCADALDKVAAETVQIHGGIAITWEHDAQLVFKRAHSTSQLFGSAREHRRRLGGLLGIIPAPAAGAEPRRRQEALATL, from the coding sequence ATGGACTTCTCACTGACCGACGAGCAGAACGAGCTCGTCAAGACCCTGCGCGCAGTGCTCAACCGCCATGCCGCCTCCGCTGCCGTGCGCAGTGCAGCGGCCTCTGTGGTCGGCTACGACACGGATCTTTGGCGCACCTTGGCTGAAGAGGTGGGCGTGGCTTCCCTCGCCATTCCCGAAGAATACGGCGGGGCCGGATTCACCTGGTTTGAAACCGGCCTGGTCCTGGAAGCACTCGGTTACCAGCTGTCCCCCAGTCCCCTGCTGGCCTCAGCAGTACTGGGAGCATCCGCCATCCTGGAGTCGGCCGAAGAGGAGCCGCGTGAACGCCTGCTGCCCGGGATTGCCGAGGGAAGCAGCATTGCGACCCTGGCCTGGGCGGATGAACGCGGCGCCTGGAGCACCACCGGTTCCGGCATCACCGCCACGCCGGGCGAACAGGGGCCCGAGCAGTGGACCCTGGATGGAGCGGCAACCCTGGTGCTCGACGGCGTTACCGCCGACACGGTCATTGCCGTCGCGTCTACGCCGGAGGGTGTGGGTCTGTTCGAGGTTCTGGACGCCGCCGCGGTCCAGCGGGTGAACACCCCGGCCGTTGACACCACCATCCGGTTCGCGACACTGACCTTCAACCGGGTTCCGGCCCGCGCGCTTCAGCTGGACGCCGAAAGGTCGCTGGAGAGAATCCGCGACATCGCCGCCGTAGCGGTGAGCTGCCTGCAGGTGGGAACCGCGCAGCGCGGGCTGGACATGAGCGTTGAATACTCCAAGCAGCGCGTGCAGTTTGGCCGGGCAATCGGCTCCTTCCAGGCCCTTAAGCACCGGATGGCCGACATGCTCGTGCAGGTGGAAACGGCGCGCACCACTGCCTGGGCCGCGGCCTGGTCGGCCGGAACCAATGCTGCGGACCTGCCGGAACGCGCGGCGTCAGCCGCTGCGTGGTGCGCAGACGCCCTCGACAAGGTGGCCGCTGAAACTGTGCAGATTCACGGCGGAATCGCGATCACGTGGGAGCATGACGCCCAGCTGGTCTTCAAGCGGGCACATTCCACGAGCCAGCTCTTCGGGTCTGCGCGCGAGCACCGGCGCCGGCTGGGAGGGCTGCTGGGAATCATCCCCGCGCCCGCGGCCGGCGCCGAGCCCCGCCGGAGGCAGGAAGCTCTCGCTACGCTGTGA
- a CDS encoding acyl-CoA dehydrogenase family protein, with translation MKFALSEEQQSLAEALDEIIESAGGTKVARTWAEGNTEPGLALWSQLAELGLFGLCLAEDDGGMGGTAVDLAVAFERLGYHAVPGPYIESAALLPELVDPSVRSGILDGSLVATAAVPGLVPYALDAAAGSRCFVVGPDSLSDASAGPGAASVDRTRKLSELTAVGSETALQTAAVDLAVDRATLACSAMLLGAGERLLEEAVSYAKIREQFGRAIGEYQALKHQLADVRIALTFARPLLYGAALDLGGPDGARSVSAAKVATGDAANLAARVALQVHGAIGYTEEHDLGLWITRVRALLGAWGTPRHHRSRIASLLLPAAR, from the coding sequence ATGAAATTCGCACTGAGTGAAGAACAGCAGTCGCTGGCCGAGGCCCTCGACGAAATCATTGAGAGCGCCGGCGGCACCAAGGTCGCGCGGACCTGGGCAGAAGGGAACACGGAGCCCGGCCTGGCGTTGTGGAGCCAGCTGGCGGAACTGGGCCTGTTTGGCCTGTGCCTCGCAGAGGACGACGGCGGCATGGGCGGCACCGCAGTGGACCTCGCCGTTGCTTTCGAGCGGCTGGGATATCACGCGGTTCCCGGACCGTACATCGAATCCGCCGCGCTGCTGCCCGAGTTGGTCGACCCCAGTGTGCGCAGCGGCATCCTGGACGGATCACTGGTTGCCACGGCTGCCGTACCGGGACTCGTTCCCTACGCACTTGACGCCGCGGCAGGCAGCCGGTGCTTCGTCGTCGGCCCCGATTCCCTCTCCGACGCCTCTGCCGGACCCGGCGCCGCCTCCGTGGACCGGACCCGGAAGCTGAGCGAACTCACCGCCGTCGGCTCCGAAACCGCACTGCAAACCGCTGCGGTGGACCTTGCCGTGGACAGGGCAACACTGGCCTGTTCGGCCATGCTGCTCGGCGCCGGAGAGCGCCTGCTGGAGGAAGCCGTCAGCTATGCCAAGATCCGCGAGCAGTTCGGCCGGGCCATTGGCGAATACCAGGCCCTCAAGCACCAGCTCGCCGACGTGCGCATCGCCCTCACCTTTGCACGTCCGCTGCTCTACGGCGCAGCCCTGGACCTCGGCGGTCCTGACGGCGCCCGCAGCGTCTCCGCCGCCAAGGTTGCCACCGGTGATGCGGCCAACCTGGCAGCACGGGTTGCCCTGCAGGTCCACGGCGCCATCGGCTACACGGAGGAACACGATCTGGGGCTCTGGATCACCCGGGTCCGTGCGCTGCTGGGCGCTTGGGGAACGCCGCGGCACCACCGCTCCCGCATAGCCTCCCTCCTGCTTCCTGCAGCCCGTTGA
- a CDS encoding acyl-CoA dehydrogenase family protein: MNLDLTEEQQAFAAEARAWLAENVPSAPLPSMDTEAGFAAHREWEAKLAEGRWSAVAWPEEFGGRSAGLVEWVLFEEEYYRSGAPTRVAQNGISLLAPILFEHGTDDQRNRYLNAMTDGSLIWAQAWSEPGAGSDLASIRSTARRDDERGGWLLNGQKTWSSRAVWADRGFGLFRSDPAAQRHRGLTYFLFPMDAPGLTVRPIAQLDGSTGFAELFFEDVFVPDADVLGAPGDGWRVAMSTAGNERGLSLRAPGRFCAAADRLIDLWGTHQQEDPFAQDAVVDAWIKSEAYRLYTWGTVSTLQDGGDIGAEGSVNKVFWSELDIALHETALDLLGPAAELRGGPGVAGGRWMDDYLFSISGPIYAGTNEIQRNIIAERLLGLPRGGDGRRAS, translated from the coding sequence ATGAACCTCGACCTGACCGAAGAACAGCAGGCATTCGCCGCCGAGGCGCGGGCCTGGCTGGCCGAAAACGTGCCGTCCGCACCGCTGCCGTCAATGGATACGGAAGCGGGTTTCGCCGCCCACCGCGAGTGGGAAGCCAAGCTGGCCGAAGGCCGCTGGTCCGCCGTCGCCTGGCCGGAGGAGTTTGGCGGCCGAAGCGCCGGCCTGGTCGAGTGGGTCCTCTTTGAGGAGGAGTACTACCGCTCCGGAGCTCCCACCCGCGTAGCCCAGAACGGTATCTCGCTGCTGGCCCCGATTCTCTTTGAACACGGAACGGATGACCAGCGCAACCGGTACCTCAACGCCATGACAGACGGCTCCCTGATTTGGGCACAGGCCTGGTCCGAGCCGGGAGCCGGCAGTGACCTGGCCTCCATCCGGAGCACCGCCCGCCGCGACGACGAGCGCGGCGGCTGGCTGCTCAACGGACAGAAAACCTGGAGTTCACGCGCAGTCTGGGCCGACCGCGGATTCGGACTGTTCCGCAGCGACCCCGCCGCGCAGCGCCACCGCGGCCTGACGTACTTCCTTTTTCCCATGGACGCCCCCGGACTCACCGTGCGCCCCATCGCCCAGCTCGACGGCTCAACGGGTTTCGCCGAACTGTTCTTCGAGGATGTCTTTGTGCCTGACGCAGACGTCCTCGGAGCTCCGGGAGACGGCTGGCGCGTGGCCATGAGCACCGCCGGCAACGAGCGCGGCCTCTCGCTGCGGGCCCCGGGACGCTTCTGTGCTGCCGCGGACCGGCTCATCGACCTGTGGGGCACCCACCAGCAGGAAGACCCCTTTGCCCAGGACGCCGTCGTGGACGCCTGGATCAAGTCCGAGGCCTATCGCCTCTACACCTGGGGCACGGTGAGCACACTGCAGGACGGCGGCGACATTGGAGCCGAAGGCAGCGTCAACAAGGTGTTCTGGTCCGAACTGGACATCGCCCTGCACGAGACGGCACTGGATTTGCTCGGTCCCGCCGCGGAACTGCGCGGAGGTCCCGGGGTGGCCGGCGGACGGTGGATGGATGACTACCTTTTCTCCATCTCCGGACCCATCTACGCAGGCACTAATGAAATTCAGCGCAACATCATTGCAGAACGTCTACTTGGCCTCCCACGCGGCGGCGACGGCAGGAGAGCGTCATGA
- a CDS encoding enoyl-CoA hydratase, translating into MKNDDSGEVVTYEVRGSVAVVRLNRPEYRNAQNSKVTYALDAAFTAAVEDDAVKVIVLAGNGKHFCAGHDIGSPERDIDQSFERKAVMWWDHVGAAGVDSRLARESEVYLGMCRRWREIPKPMIAMVQGACIAGGLMLAWSCDFIVASDDAFFSDPVVRMGIPGVEYFAHPWVMNPRAAKEFLFTGDRFTAQRAHDLGMVNHVVPREVLEDTVMAMAERISAMPRLGLALAKKAVNQSEDLQGMRAGMDSVFGLHHAAHAHNAEVGADSLAGMNVQGMRNAAAAK; encoded by the coding sequence ATGAAGAATGATGATTCCGGCGAGGTTGTAACGTACGAGGTGCGCGGTTCCGTGGCAGTCGTCCGGCTGAACCGGCCCGAGTACCGCAACGCGCAGAATTCCAAGGTCACCTATGCACTGGATGCCGCGTTCACCGCCGCCGTCGAGGACGATGCCGTAAAGGTCATCGTCCTGGCCGGAAACGGAAAGCACTTCTGCGCCGGACATGACATCGGCTCCCCGGAGCGGGACATTGACCAGAGCTTCGAGCGCAAGGCCGTCATGTGGTGGGACCATGTGGGGGCAGCAGGCGTGGACTCCCGCCTTGCCCGGGAATCCGAGGTTTACCTGGGCATGTGCCGCCGCTGGCGGGAGATCCCGAAGCCGATGATCGCAATGGTTCAGGGTGCGTGCATTGCCGGCGGCCTGATGCTGGCCTGGTCCTGCGATTTCATCGTGGCCAGCGACGATGCGTTCTTCTCGGACCCCGTGGTCCGCATGGGCATCCCGGGCGTGGAGTATTTCGCCCACCCGTGGGTGATGAATCCCCGCGCTGCCAAGGAGTTCCTCTTCACCGGTGACCGCTTCACCGCGCAGCGCGCCCATGACCTGGGCATGGTCAACCACGTGGTGCCGCGTGAGGTCCTGGAGGACACGGTGATGGCCATGGCCGAACGCATCAGCGCGATGCCCCGTTTGGGCCTGGCGCTGGCCAAGAAGGCAGTAAACCAGTCCGAAGATTTGCAGGGCATGCGGGCCGGGATGGATTCCGTCTTCGGGCTGCACCATGCGGCGCACGCCCACAACGCGGAGGTGGGCGCCGACTCGCTGGCCGGAATGAACGTTCAGGGCATGCGGAACGCGGCGGCGGCCAAATGA
- a CDS encoding acyl-CoA dehydrogenase family protein → MDLNYSAEDEEFRQEIRGWLKSNLVGKFAQLRGLGGSGREHEAFEERLEWNRHLAEHGWSCVSWPREYGGRGLSLLQQVIFHEEYARADAPARVNHFGEELLGPTLIAFGTKEQQDRFLPRIVAVEDLWCQGYSEPGAGSDLANVSTKARLDDGGRWVIDGQKVWTSLAHNANWCFVIARTGSGPRRHDGLSYLLVPMDQPGVEIRPILQLTGTSEFNEVFFDGAVTDADLVVGEPGAGWSVAMGTLGFERGVSTLAQQIAFQRELESVVDLARNNGAIDDPIIQDRIVSAHMGLDMLRLHGLRTLSGEQGIEASITKLLWAPWHRSLGELAMAVAGPGGLTVAEAPYELDALQTLFLFSRADTLYGGSDEIQRNVIAERVLGLPKEARA, encoded by the coding sequence GTGGATCTGAACTATTCAGCGGAGGACGAGGAGTTTCGTCAGGAGATCCGTGGCTGGCTGAAATCCAATCTTGTCGGGAAGTTTGCGCAGCTGCGCGGACTCGGCGGATCCGGCCGTGAGCACGAGGCTTTCGAGGAGCGCCTTGAGTGGAACCGCCACCTTGCCGAACACGGCTGGAGCTGTGTCAGCTGGCCGCGGGAATACGGCGGACGCGGGCTGAGCCTTCTGCAGCAGGTCATCTTCCATGAGGAGTACGCCCGGGCCGACGCCCCTGCCCGCGTCAATCATTTTGGAGAGGAACTGCTGGGACCAACACTGATTGCCTTCGGCACCAAGGAGCAGCAGGACCGATTCCTGCCGCGCATTGTGGCAGTTGAGGATCTCTGGTGCCAGGGATACTCCGAGCCCGGTGCCGGATCGGACCTCGCTAACGTGTCCACCAAAGCCAGGCTCGACGACGGCGGGCGGTGGGTGATCGACGGGCAGAAGGTTTGGACTTCCCTGGCGCACAATGCCAACTGGTGCTTCGTGATCGCCCGCACGGGATCCGGGCCCCGCAGGCACGACGGGCTCTCGTATCTGCTGGTGCCGATGGACCAGCCCGGCGTCGAGATCCGCCCGATCCTGCAGCTGACCGGCACCTCGGAGTTCAACGAGGTGTTCTTTGACGGCGCCGTCACCGACGCGGACCTGGTGGTGGGGGAGCCCGGTGCCGGATGGTCGGTGGCGATGGGCACGCTGGGTTTTGAACGCGGCGTCTCCACTCTGGCGCAGCAGATTGCGTTCCAGCGTGAGCTGGAGTCCGTCGTCGACCTGGCCCGCAATAACGGTGCCATCGATGACCCGATCATCCAGGACCGGATTGTTTCCGCACACATGGGCCTGGACATGCTGCGCCTGCACGGGCTGCGCACGCTCAGCGGTGAACAGGGCATCGAAGCCTCGATCACCAAGCTCCTCTGGGCGCCGTGGCACCGCTCCCTCGGCGAACTCGCCATGGCTGTTGCCGGCCCCGGCGGGCTCACTGTCGCCGAAGCTCCCTACGAACTGGACGCACTCCAGACCCTTTTCCTGTTCAGCCGCGCGGACACCCTGTACGGCGGCTCGGACGAAATCCAACGAAACGTTATTGCCGAGCGTGTGCTCGGCCTGCCGAAGGAGGCACGCGCATGA
- a CDS encoding SDR family oxidoreductase yields the protein MIESRVAQPVPDYVPAHGLLTGRRVVVTAAAGAGIGAAAARRCLEEGAALVVLGDTHAGRLESSAAELGAEFGAERVRWAVCDVTVEDQIEALLDLAEDAGGVDVMINNAGLGGTVSILEMTDDQWSKVLDVTLTGTFRSVRAASRRMVRNDVKGVIINNASVIGWRAQEGQAHYAAAKAGVMALTRSVALDVAPYGIRVNAVSPSLAMHPFLAKVTSDELLEQLTSREAFGRAAEPWEIANVMVFLASGYSSYMTGEVVSVSSQQA from the coding sequence ATGATTGAATCCCGCGTCGCACAGCCCGTACCCGACTACGTCCCCGCCCACGGACTGCTGACGGGACGCCGCGTCGTCGTCACCGCTGCGGCCGGCGCCGGAATCGGCGCAGCGGCAGCGCGCCGCTGCTTGGAAGAAGGAGCCGCCCTGGTGGTGCTCGGGGACACCCATGCCGGACGGCTGGAGTCGTCTGCAGCGGAGCTCGGTGCCGAGTTCGGTGCCGAGCGCGTCCGCTGGGCGGTCTGTGACGTCACCGTGGAGGACCAGATCGAGGCCCTCCTGGATCTGGCCGAGGACGCCGGAGGGGTTGACGTCATGATCAACAATGCCGGCCTGGGAGGCACGGTCTCCATCCTGGAAATGACAGATGACCAGTGGAGCAAGGTTCTGGACGTCACCCTGACGGGAACGTTCCGCAGCGTGCGCGCTGCATCCCGGCGCATGGTCCGCAACGACGTAAAGGGCGTCATCATCAACAACGCCTCGGTCATCGGCTGGCGGGCACAGGAGGGCCAGGCCCACTATGCCGCAGCCAAGGCCGGAGTCATGGCACTCACCCGTTCCGTTGCCCTCGATGTGGCACCCTACGGAATCCGGGTCAACGCCGTCTCACCGAGCCTGGCCATGCACCCGTTCCTCGCAAAGGTCACCTCGGATGAGTTGCTGGAGCAGCTCACCTCGCGCGAGGCGTTTGGCCGTGCGGCCGAACCATGGGAAATCGCCAATGTCATGGTGTTCCTCGCCAGCGGCTATTCGTCCTATATGACGGGCGAAGTCGTGTCCGTCAGCAGCCAGCAAGCCTAA
- a CDS encoding acetyl-CoA C-acetyltransferase has product MSTAYIVDAVRTPGGRRGGSLAGIHSADLGAHVIASLVERTGIDPGAVDDVIFGCTDTVGSQAGDIARTAWLVAGMPDHVPGVTIDRQCGSSQQAVHFAAQGVMSGTADLIVAGGVQNMSAIPISAAMTLGEQYGFTTPFAQSPGWVARYGTQEVSQFRSAEMIAEKWNISREAMEKFALQSHLRAIAATDEGRFAREIVPIAGLSQDEGPRRGTSLEKMATLPVLTEGGRITAAVASQITDAASALLIASESALATHSLTPRARIHHISVRADDPVWMLTGPIRATDYALERAGMKVSDIDLFECNEAFASVVLAWAQELNIEQDKINVNGGGIALGHPIGATGTRIMATLLNELERSGGRFGLQVMCEGGGQANVTIIERL; this is encoded by the coding sequence ATGAGTACCGCATATATTGTTGACGCTGTCCGTACGCCCGGCGGCCGCAGGGGCGGATCCCTGGCCGGTATCCACTCCGCTGATCTGGGTGCGCATGTCATTGCCTCGCTGGTGGAACGCACCGGAATTGATCCCGGCGCCGTTGACGACGTCATCTTCGGGTGCACGGACACGGTGGGATCGCAGGCCGGCGACATTGCCCGCACCGCCTGGCTGGTCGCCGGGATGCCGGACCACGTTCCCGGCGTGACCATTGACCGGCAGTGCGGCTCCAGCCAGCAGGCCGTGCACTTTGCCGCCCAGGGCGTGATGTCGGGAACCGCGGATCTCATCGTGGCCGGCGGAGTGCAGAACATGTCGGCCATCCCCATCTCGGCCGCCATGACCCTTGGCGAACAGTACGGGTTCACCACTCCCTTTGCGCAGTCACCCGGCTGGGTGGCACGCTACGGAACTCAGGAGGTTTCCCAGTTCCGTTCGGCCGAAATGATCGCCGAGAAGTGGAATATCTCGCGCGAGGCCATGGAAAAGTTTGCCCTGCAAAGCCATCTGCGGGCGATCGCTGCCACCGACGAGGGTCGTTTTGCCCGCGAAATCGTTCCGATCGCCGGACTGTCCCAGGACGAGGGACCCCGCCGCGGCACGTCGCTGGAAAAGATGGCCACTCTTCCGGTCCTCACTGAGGGAGGCCGGATCACCGCGGCAGTTGCCTCACAGATCACCGACGCCGCGAGCGCCCTGCTGATTGCTTCCGAGAGCGCACTGGCCACCCATTCGCTGACGCCCCGGGCACGTATTCACCACATTTCGGTTCGCGCCGATGACCCGGTATGGATGCTCACCGGTCCCATCCGCGCCACCGACTACGCACTCGAGCGCGCCGGCATGAAGGTTTCCGACATTGACCTCTTCGAATGCAACGAGGCCTTTGCCTCCGTGGTGCTGGCCTGGGCGCAGGAACTGAACATCGAGCAGGACAAGATCAACGTCAACGGCGGCGGCATCGCGCTCGGCCACCCCATCGGTGCGACGGGCACCCGCATCATGGCCACGCTGCTGAACGAGCTGGAGCGCAGCGGCGGACGGTTCGGCCTGCAGGTGATGTGCGAGGGCGGCGGCCAGGCCAACGTCACCATCATCGAGCGCCTCTGA